One Owenweeksia hongkongensis DSM 17368 genomic region harbors:
- a CDS encoding agmatine deiminase family protein, giving the protein MLRDQDSNTVYLSRLLKTSEEFQETCKAITAALDKHSVTYRFLPSTRDIWTRDYMPVQVSDSKFVEYRYDPDYLQGTEEDTRELKTYPDIVCQDLNILTTKTDIIIDGGNIIRSSNKVIMTDKVLWENRRQYGKDDLIEKLKALFEVEEIVLIPWDKEDMFGHADGMLRFINDETVLVHGSYNDPTDPLCKKLSNSLTKADLNIIWMAFDVEHPDLRNWAYINFLQTKDILIIPKFGIAEDAQALEQVRKAYPHYAKKNTIEQIDMSDIVELGGALNCISWVVKQ; this is encoded by the coding sequence ATGCTTAGAGATCAAGACAGCAATACGGTGTACCTATCAAGGTTACTAAAAACCAGCGAGGAGTTTCAGGAAACGTGTAAAGCGATTACTGCTGCTTTGGATAAGCATAGTGTTACCTACCGCTTCTTACCCTCCACACGGGATATTTGGACACGAGACTACATGCCTGTTCAGGTATCCGATTCAAAGTTTGTTGAGTACCGCTATGACCCGGATTACTTACAAGGAACTGAGGAAGATACCCGGGAACTCAAAACCTATCCCGATATCGTTTGCCAGGATCTAAACATACTGACGACTAAGACCGACATCATTATCGATGGTGGTAACATCATCCGATCCTCTAACAAAGTCATCATGACTGACAAGGTGTTATGGGAAAACAGACGGCAATATGGCAAAGATGACCTCATTGAAAAACTGAAAGCACTGTTCGAGGTGGAAGAAATTGTTCTGATACCGTGGGATAAAGAAGATATGTTTGGCCATGCTGATGGTATGCTTCGCTTCATTAACGATGAAACCGTTCTTGTGCATGGAAGTTACAACGACCCTACAGACCCGCTATGTAAAAAGCTATCGAACAGTCTCACAAAGGCAGATTTGAACATTATCTGGATGGCGTTCGATGTGGAGCATCCCGATCTGAGAAACTGGGCTTACATCAATTTCCTTCAAACGAAAGACATCCTTATCATCCCCAAGTTTGGGATAGCGGAAGATGCACAAGCTCTTGAACAGGTAAGAAAAGCATACCCACACTACGCGAAAAAAAACACCATCGAACAGATTGACATGTCGGATATCGTGGAACTTGGAGGCGCTTTAAATTGCATAAGCTGGGTTGTAAAACAGTAA
- a CDS encoding abortive infection family protein — protein sequence MKVSEKTITFLAEAISGDMPLLSYKKGYEIVNFFNQFGSTDEYPFSKTYSRKTYTESKLREYNGQTSFAQILEVALDPREFIASFTSLEEVLESFNLYLEYDGYKIIKRGKFCKVVSLTEGLVKSESTKALDVQFVQEQIEKCKQKIDSEDFSGAITNARSLAEAVMIEIVADAEGVEVKNDGKLDNLYRRAKKALKLNHDRSTLPDEAIQIISGLDSITSGLAGLSNNIGDRHANKYRTRKHHARLAVNATLTLVDFLLDVKEFQNNQAPKTNQP from the coding sequence TTGAAAGTAAGTGAAAAAACCATCACATTTCTTGCCGAGGCTATAAGTGGTGACATGCCTCTGCTTTCATATAAGAAAGGTTATGAAATAGTTAACTTCTTCAATCAGTTTGGCTCAACAGACGAATATCCGTTTTCAAAGACCTATAGTCGAAAGACTTATACTGAAAGTAAACTCAGAGAGTACAACGGGCAAACGTCCTTTGCTCAAATTTTGGAGGTAGCTCTTGACCCGCGAGAGTTCATTGCTTCTTTTACGTCCTTAGAAGAAGTGCTTGAGAGCTTTAATCTATATCTAGAATATGATGGTTACAAGATTATCAAAAGGGGAAAGTTCTGTAAAGTCGTTTCTCTGACTGAAGGTCTTGTCAAATCAGAAAGCACCAAAGCTTTAGATGTTCAGTTCGTACAAGAACAGATCGAGAAGTGCAAACAAAAAATCGACTCAGAGGATTTTAGCGGAGCCATCACAAACGCACGAAGCCTTGCAGAAGCTGTAATGATAGAAATTGTAGCTGATGCTGAAGGTGTCGAAGTTAAGAATGATGGAAAGCTGGATAACCTCTACAGACGAGCAAAGAAAGCTCTAAAACTTAATCATGACAGAAGTACCTTACCCGATGAAGCTATACAGATCATTTCTGGCTTAGACTCAATCACCTCAGGATTAGCAGGTCTCAGCAATAACATCGGTGACAGACATGCTAATAAGTATCGAACAAGAAAGCACCACGCAAGACTTGCTGTAAACGCCACGTTGACGTTGGTCGACTTTCTTCTGGATGTAAAAGAATTTCAAAACAATCAAGCCCCAAAAACAAACCAACCATGA
- a CDS encoding DUF6615 family protein: MFWTDEDLNQARQVFEDISTHIWKKIAYTHSLGHEAMEVGITADTIVTLLSERKKGAFCMDVYSRKGQNESKTGSDIDIFLQVDSSSYIWIALQAKVLKKNQRYTTLRDGYTERNPSYQWEKLSELQRATGCMPFYLLYNGVNRFSYDGWDMTESRFQEDQFGCSLVKVEVLKEFASNMNEGRENFINPTFLDIHPRHAQPWRILMDYTSNIRSLRTYSREELEQSNRNFESTAPDKPEMRKMTHDIQDVFGEFSANANSITRRSRAVDWNPSHRIVINKQNNTTQQ; encoded by the coding sequence ATGTTTTGGACTGACGAAGACCTTAACCAGGCAAGGCAAGTATTTGAAGACATCTCCACGCATATTTGGAAAAAGATCGCTTACACTCATAGTCTTGGCCATGAAGCCATGGAAGTTGGTATAACTGCCGACACGATTGTAACGCTTCTGAGCGAGCGCAAGAAAGGAGCTTTTTGTATGGATGTGTACTCAAGAAAAGGACAAAATGAGTCCAAAACAGGGAGTGATATCGACATCTTTCTTCAAGTGGATTCTAGCTCCTACATATGGATTGCTCTCCAAGCAAAAGTGTTAAAGAAAAACCAACGATACACCACGCTCCGAGATGGATATACAGAAAGAAACCCCAGTTACCAATGGGAGAAACTATCGGAACTACAAAGAGCTACCGGCTGCATGCCTTTTTACCTGCTGTACAACGGTGTTAACAGGTTTTCTTATGACGGATGGGATATGACCGAAAGCCGATTCCAGGAAGATCAATTTGGCTGCTCACTTGTCAAGGTTGAAGTACTCAAAGAGTTTGCATCTAACATGAATGAGGGCCGTGAAAACTTCATAAACCCAACCTTCCTGGATATTCACCCCAGACATGCTCAACCATGGAGAATCCTCATGGACTATACAAGTAACATAAGATCTCTAAGAACATATTCGAGAGAGGAACTTGAACAGTCAAACAGAAACTTTGAATCCACAGCACCTGACAAACCTGAGATGAGAAAAATGACCCATGATATCCAGGATGTTTTTGGTGAATTTTCAGCCAACGCCAATTCGATAACAAGGAGATCAAGAGCTGTAGACTGGAACCCAAGTCATCGCATCGTAATCAACAAACAAAATAACACAACTCAACAATGA